The Cryptomeria japonica chromosome 9, Sugi_1.0, whole genome shotgun sequence DNA segment AGTTGGATAGAATCTTTTAGGACTCTGTTTTCTCTATAAGCATGTAATCTTGTTTCAgtttgtaaaataaaaaataaaagagttCAGTTCCATTTTAGTTCTGAACATTAATATCCAGTTTTAATTTTACATACCTAAAATGTCCATCTACATCATTTAAGACCTTGTAAAATACAGAGAGATTAAATAGAATAAACAAtaggtggttgacaataaggagTGCATGACACATATAACGATCTATAGACCACTTGTCATAAGGTACAATGATTGATAATAATTAGTGATATGTTACACTTTGCCCTAATTCACTCTCAATGTACAGCAAATAATTGGCAAAATACTTCATTCTGGACAAACAAACTCCCACATTTACTCAAAGATACGGAAAGAACCAAAGCCACAACTGCACTTCCAAACATAATCCACAGCAAATTTCAATTTGCATTGCCCATGCCTATTGTAATGATTACATTgtgattaaatttgtttaaaggaccAAGAGTAAATCTATCCTTAGTGACTATCAGGTTGTCTGATTTAATCAAGTACAAAAGTAAAACTTTAATGAGCCCACTTGAAATGCCACACTTCTGCAGCTAATAATAACAAGCGTTCTTAGCAGATTGGAAGTGCTTCCATAATATCTTCCAAGCATGTACTAGCTGCCACCTGCAGCAAGTATAATGCCAGTTGCCAAATACTACACCATAATTACAAATCAGAATGAAACAACATATCTAATGGGCTTGTTTCAGTGTTATTTTCAATTTCAAGCATACAAGAAAAGGACTCTTCAATTCTCTCATTATGCTGATTACTTCTGTCAGTTCCAGCATCATCCAACCAATCATGTGAGCCAGCCTCTTTCTTATCTTTGCGTTCTTTTGCAATAACTTCAATTGATTCTGCACAGAAATTTCTCCGACCTTGTCTTGCTGGTTTCTCAGCTACCACAAATTTTTGACCATCTCGCCTTCTTTCAGGAAAGCCTGCCCAAACTGAAGGAAATGGTCTCATGAGAGAAGAATATATTGCTTCACAAAATACCGacaaacatgaattgaagacatgaGACAAATCCTAGAAATTTCTCCGACCTTGTCTTGCTGGTTTCTCAGCTACCACAAATTTTTGACCATCTCGCCTTCTTTCAGGAAAGCCTGCCCAAACTGAAGGAAATGGTCACATGAGAGAAGAATATATTGCTTCACAAAATACCGacaaacatgaattgaagacatgaGACAAATCCTAGAAATTTCTCCGACCTTGTCTTGCTGGTTTCTCAGCTACCACAAATTTTTGACCATCTCGCCTTCTTTCAGGAAAGCCTGCCCAAACTGAAGGAAATGGTCTCATGAGAGAAGAATATATTGCTTCACAAAATACCGacaaacatgaattgaagacatgaGACAAATCCTAGAAATACTAATAATCATACAATATACTAAGTATCTGCTTAGATTGTCCCCCAATATTCCTGAAAGAGACTTAGATGTAGGCTGTACAGCATAGTACTTTGTATGGAGAATAGCCACCGCCAATAAAAATGAACCAACCAAACTTCCACAATCTTTATGTTGAAGTTTTTAACATAAGTATAATAATAGCAAGTACAAGCATCTCATTTCAATATAAATCACACATTTCAGTTTTTAAATCTCTGCAGTAATGAAATGAAGTTTAGCATCACGATTTTTCACTTCAAAAAAATACACTATAGTACTGGTTTTACTCAGGGCACAAGATCCACGTTTGAAGATATTACACGATCATTCTTGCTGGAAATTAGGGGCTCCTTGTACAAAGCAGATCGCTACAATTCTCTGATTCACTATAATATAAAAAGTATTGAGTATTCACTGGAATGCCTCCGCTATGCACTTGCTAATATCTATCAGACTGGACCAATCCATATGGTCCCAGACTCCCAGTTTTACTCCACCTGCATACTAGTGCCTCCAATTAGCATGTAGTTTCAGCCTCATCTTCATATATCTTAATAATGCTCAAGCTAAAGCGTAAAAATCATAATGGCTAGTAAAATGGTTGTCATATCAAGTTTTATAACCTAACCTTGCGTACACCACAATTAACATTGTCTAAAGGCTTCTGGTTGCTAGCATTAACTACCTTCAGGATGGCACTGTATTGCATGGTATGCAACATGTTTTTTGTCTTGGAGATGTAGGCTATCCCCCAACATATCCAAGTGCAGGAAATAAAGAGGACCGTGTGAGAGCATCTCTGGAGCATCCAGAGGGCATTTCAACAATATCCTGGGAACCAGGGTACAACTACACACCCATGAATATGTCAAGAGAATGTCTGCCCGTTCTGCACCGTGATACTCAAATGTCTAATTATAAACTTATTTTATGaatatatttaattaactaacaTTTTCCAGTTTACACCACTATCTACTACTTCcttacaaaaatatttcatttgtgCTTGGTCAATAAAATACTATTGTAATAGAAGCAATCATTGGAGAAAGATGACAATGATGTCCATTATATCTAAGACCATTAGGCTGAAACAATGATGTTCATTTGTGTATAGATTAGGCTGAAACAACATTGAAGACCAATATATTAAGTTTTTTGGGATTTTATGGTTGCTAGAATTTCCGATGAAATCATAAGAGAGCAGAAATACATGCATGCACACAAGAAAGATAGAATTGctgaaattaaaaacataaaaattcaTAAACAAGAATATTGATGGTGGAGTACTCAACAAATATCACTCATTCAGGAAACACAATTAGTACAATGTCTAGAGTTGTAACTTGTATTTGTCAACATTCAGAATTTGATTGCTCACGTAAAACAGAGAAAATAGTTCAAACAATGAAATTATAGCGTAACAAAATTCAACACTAGTTCCTATAATTTGCAAagcatttatttataaattataaggTTTCCACATATATTCTGGAACCTTGCATGTAGATCTCACCACTAAAACAATTCAAGTTTACTTGACTTGTCTTTCAAATAAAGTTTATAATTGTATATAAATTATAGCTAAAATTTTAAAATAGCTCCCATTGAACTGAATGATTAGTGATTACCCCAAAAATATCTCTAGGGCTTATAAATATAAATGATCCATCTATGGGATATCTGACAGTAACTTGCTTTTTATAAATAGAACATGATTGAAATAGCTCCTTTTAATTAATGCAACAAATTCAAGATTGTACAAATATTTCGTTGTGGTTAACCTCCTACTGTTCTCAAATATATCTGGAGCCAATTCCATCAAGCCATTTCTCTCTATATCTAAAACAATAATAGTGCCCAGAGCCTCAGTTTGTTGAGTCGGAATCAAATAATGGGCATGAAATGGAATCACCAAAATAAACAACTTCGTGTTTTACTCCATTTAATTGATTTCTCAAATGAACTAAGGCCATTGCACCTACTTGCAAAATTTTCACTACAAACCTAATGGTTTTACATTACATTTGAAATAGTAAATTGTCTATCAGATTTTAAAAACAATAACTAGTGGGGGTTTGAGAGTGAAGACTCTTATGGGTTTGCAGGGCAGCAATGACAAGttgcacaaggtgttagatgtgagaaaaaaCCAAAGATAGAGATGGTTCAGGGGCTATGCCGCCAAGAAAAAAAATTTAGAGAAAATGAGGAAAGAGAGATTGAAGAGAGCAAAATGATCTTCGTATTGGGCGAAATGATGCTTTTAggggcattttagggtttttggatgcaaaaagaaagtcaatctttttttttttttggtgctcAGCGCCTTTGGGTACATGCCCAAGCATACCACCAGGCGAACCTGTACCTAGACGTGCCTGGTACAGTTGCAGGAAGCCTTAAGGGCGTACCTGGTAACATAGATATTAAATGGATTGAAAAGGAGAAGCGAGGATTGGTCAAGGATCCATTAGACAAGCCACAACTTGATATACAAAGTGACCAAAACTCAAAGGGCTCTTTTGAAATTAATAACACATATGAGGCACAATTATACTTAGTACTATGCCTATCAGAAACTTTAAGTTTGAACAATGACATCAAAAATTTCTCCTTTAATTTTTGGTTGCTACTGTACTGCTATCAACTATGTAAATTGCATTTTGAATCTTTGATTTGTTTGCTACATTATAATAGTTTATGAATGTCTAATCTTAGATTTTGATGTCATGTACGTCCCCAAAAATTGGTCCCTAAACTGTCATCCTTGAAACATATCTCACCATCCCGATCCCTGAAATGCTGTTGAACATAAATGTTAATGTATAgatagcttcagtaagataaatgattgaatgagagataaatgaagtctctcattcaatcacttACCATATCGATTATTCAATTGATAAACATTCCCTTTATATTAATCATAGTATCCAAATTTGTTAATCTATTCATATTCACCGATTGGCAAATTGAGTTAATTCTTGCAAATAAGACTTAACAATTATCGGTTAAACTATCGTTTAGATTAGTCTATGTTCACACCGATTATATCGGATGTTAAGGATACACCGCTTGGCATACACCGATTATATCGAGTGTAAAAGATAATGCTAATATTACCATGCGCCACCGATAATTATATCGGGTGTTAATATAAACCATGCTCCACCGATAATTATATCGGGTGGTAAGATAACTATGCACCACCGATAATTATCGGGTGTTTCAATATATGCACCAGTTGGTAAATAATATGCCATGcattattatcgtgagggggcacgatcaagtgatgtcttgatcgaccatgtccaaaagacatggctggtcaaggcatcgcttgaccgtacccagcccactacatataccaaaagaaatgtgtgagaatggacattgaaattaataaatgctcctcctctcctgccacataaaagaagacaatcagatttatacaacaattcagtgatagataaaataaatattaaattagaatataaacttgcatattgaatgtaaattgaacattatttacatggtattagagctatagttaaatcgaacctgaggctgttgaattttacgtaaaattcaaatcaagtatatattcaacatcacaattctatCAATGGCtggcgctatcagatttgaagacagactcgcaAGGGGTGACGACTTCTccgcatggaagttcagaattcaaatgattctaaaagataacaaagttgaatcatttgtaaacaCTGAAACTAAAGAACCTGAGACTAAACCTGAccaagcaatttggagagaaggaaatgataaggctatcaaaataatagttgatggggtaaggaacaacataatacccattataaagaaacacaaaacagccttcaacatgttcaaagcacttgaagacgctCTTGAGATATCCAacgccagtagaaccttggctctaaaaagagagataaatcatataaccatgataaaaggagaatcagtcaatgcctacttcatgcgaatatctaccttaagggatgaattggcaacccttggatatgagatccaaa contains these protein-coding regions:
- the LOC131039008 gene encoding uncharacterized protein LOC131039008, with the translated sequence MESFVIVHNVAKRHNIGTLARSATAFGVSELILVGRKDFNAFGSHGSTLHINFRHFYSLQHAQQYLKGKDCDICGVEIADGALAVHEHPFRKSTAFLLGNEGTGLSSKEMEICDFFVYISQYGCGTASLNVTIAASIVLHHFAVWAGFPERRRDGQKFVVAEKPARQVWAGFPERRRDGQKFVVAEKPARQVWAGFPERRRDGQKFVVAEKPARQGRRNFCAESIEVIAKERKDKKEAGSHDWLDDAGTDRSNQHNERIEESFSCMLEIENNTETSPLDMLFHSDL